One Asticcacaulis sp. MM231 DNA segment encodes these proteins:
- a CDS encoding TonB-dependent receptor domain-containing protein yields MSTLHRQRMGLMVGVSVVSLIGFPVSAAYAQAAANTDGVTEVVVTGVAKGTNKLNTSTSVSSLQVDEIQKFAPRSAAEVFRNVPGIRSESTGGEGNANIAVRGLPVAAGGAKFLQIHEDGLPVLEFGDIAFANADIFLRTDLNIARVEAIRGGTASTLASNSPGGIINILSKTGTTEGGTLAVTQGLDFGQTRGDFEYGGKLAEGWRFHVGGFYRSGEGPRETGYTANKGGQIKANATRDFSNGYVTVGLKYLNDKAAGYLPMPMQVTGTNGDPNWSSAPGLNIRSGSILSKNMLADKGLDGQNRYHVTDMRNGMHPDSLVFNTELNVDLAGGWTINDKFRVARTKGDFASLFPAEVGTASAIATSAGGTSLVVANGSGVGSAYTGLAMRVHTFNVILNNLDNATNDLRLMNSFDVAGSKLNLTMGLYNSTQTINMDWVWNTYLMELSGDNARLLNAYNGTTNLSQDGLLAYGQPLWGNCCTRHYDTKYDIAAPYAIVSAAWDKLTLEASLRYDHGTAKGSYAGNTQRANFDVNGDGVISGPEQSVTVIDYANSKPVDYSWNYLSYSLGANYRLDESLSVFARASSGARVNADRLLFGKVNADGSVSREDAIDFVKQYEAGIKYRANGIGLYVTAFKAETEEQNYEATTQRFIDRLYEAKGVELEASYRRGRFSVNGGATYTDAKIVRDPLNPTQVGNTPRRQAKWVYQLTPTYKIGKADLGANFVGTTKAYTSDDNQLVMPAYVQTNLFVDYALTDKLSLSLNVNNAFDVVGITEAEEGSITNNAVNYIRARAINGRTSTATLKYKF; encoded by the coding sequence ATGAGTACCCTGCACCGCCAGCGGATGGGTTTGATGGTCGGCGTTTCCGTCGTCAGTCTTATAGGTTTCCCGGTATCCGCTGCCTACGCGCAAGCGGCGGCCAATACTGACGGCGTGACGGAGGTCGTGGTGACCGGTGTCGCCAAAGGCACGAACAAGCTCAATACGTCGACTTCGGTCAGTTCTCTCCAGGTTGACGAAATTCAGAAATTTGCACCGCGCTCTGCAGCAGAGGTTTTCCGCAACGTTCCCGGCATAAGATCGGAATCGACGGGCGGGGAAGGCAACGCCAATATCGCCGTTCGCGGGCTGCCGGTTGCCGCCGGCGGTGCAAAATTTCTACAGATCCACGAAGACGGATTGCCGGTCCTGGAATTTGGCGATATCGCCTTTGCTAACGCCGATATTTTCCTGCGCACGGACCTGAACATCGCGCGGGTGGAAGCGATCCGAGGCGGGACGGCTTCGACCCTCGCCTCTAATTCACCCGGCGGCATCATCAACATTCTATCGAAGACCGGTACAACGGAGGGTGGCACGCTCGCGGTGACCCAGGGCCTGGATTTTGGGCAGACGCGTGGCGATTTCGAGTACGGTGGAAAGCTTGCCGAAGGGTGGCGCTTCCATGTGGGTGGCTTCTATCGTTCCGGCGAGGGGCCGCGCGAGACGGGGTATACCGCCAACAAGGGGGGGCAGATCAAGGCCAATGCGACGCGCGACTTTTCCAATGGTTATGTCACAGTGGGCCTCAAGTACCTTAATGATAAGGCGGCCGGCTATCTGCCTATGCCCATGCAGGTGACGGGGACGAACGGCGACCCGAACTGGTCGTCGGCGCCCGGCCTAAACATCAGGTCTGGCTCCATCCTCTCCAAAAACATGCTGGCCGATAAGGGGCTCGACGGTCAGAACAGATATCATGTCACGGATATGCGTAATGGTATGCATCCCGATAGTCTCGTCTTCAACACGGAACTGAACGTCGACCTGGCGGGCGGTTGGACCATCAATGACAAGTTCCGTGTGGCCCGCACCAAGGGCGATTTTGCTTCGCTGTTTCCGGCTGAGGTCGGCACGGCCTCGGCCATCGCTACGAGCGCGGGAGGCACAAGCCTGGTCGTTGCCAATGGCTCGGGTGTGGGCTCGGCCTATACCGGCCTGGCCATGCGTGTCCACACCTTCAACGTTATCCTCAACAATCTCGATAACGCCACCAACGACCTGCGTCTGATGAACAGCTTTGATGTCGCCGGATCGAAACTGAACCTGACCATGGGGCTTTATAACTCCACCCAGACCATTAATATGGACTGGGTGTGGAACACCTACCTGATGGAGTTGTCCGGAGACAATGCCCGTTTGCTCAACGCCTATAACGGCACGACCAATCTGTCGCAGGATGGCTTGCTGGCCTATGGTCAACCTCTGTGGGGGAACTGCTGTACCCGTCATTATGACACGAAGTATGATATCGCGGCGCCCTATGCCATTGTAAGCGCGGCTTGGGACAAGCTGACCCTAGAAGCGTCTCTGCGCTATGATCATGGAACGGCCAAGGGCTCCTATGCTGGAAATACCCAGCGTGCCAATTTTGACGTCAATGGCGATGGCGTTATCTCTGGACCTGAACAAAGCGTAACCGTCATCGATTACGCCAATTCGAAGCCGGTCGACTACAGCTGGAACTATCTCAGCTACTCCTTAGGCGCTAACTACCGTCTCGATGAGAGCCTTTCGGTGTTTGCACGCGCCTCAAGCGGGGCACGGGTGAATGCCGATCGCTTGCTATTCGGGAAGGTCAATGCGGATGGCTCGGTATCACGTGAAGACGCCATTGATTTCGTCAAGCAATACGAAGCCGGGATTAAGTATCGCGCCAACGGGATTGGCCTCTATGTCACGGCCTTCAAGGCTGAGACGGAGGAGCAGAACTACGAGGCGACGACGCAACGCTTCATCGACCGTCTTTACGAAGCCAAGGGCGTTGAACTGGAAGCGTCTTATCGCCGTGGCCGGTTCTCAGTGAACGGCGGCGCGACCTATACCGACGCCAAGATCGTCAGAGATCCCTTAAATCCCACGCAAGTTGGCAACACGCCTCGTCGTCAGGCGAAATGGGTTTATCAGCTAACGCCGACATACAAGATAGGCAAGGCGGACTTGGGCGCGAACTTTGTTGGCACAACCAAGGCCTATACTTCAGATGACAATCAGCTCGTCATGCCCGCCTACGTTCAGACCAATCTCTTTGTGGACTACGCCCTCACGGACAAGCTGAGCTTGTCGCTTAACGTGAACAACGCGTTTGATGTGGTAGGCATTACCGAAGCCGAAGAAGGAAGCATTACGAACAATGCGGTCAACTACATCCGCGCCCGAGCCATCAACGGACGCACCTCGACAGCCACGCTGAAGTACAAGTTCTGA
- a CDS encoding MFS transporter, with protein sequence MKNAAAARPVNLVLITWLTYLMFMMFAMTTDAVGVIIPQIIKDYGLSMTQAGAFHYATMAGIALAGLGLGFLADRMGRKWTIILGLAMFALNAFLFALGNDFLFFTSLLFVSGLSIGVFKTGALALIGDISTSTQSHTRVMNRVEGFFGVGAIIGPLIVTQLLLSGASWKWLYVIAGLLCSLLILAAFTVKYPSTHQPSQETVNLKASLAMLKDPYAMAFSGLAMLYVGVETAIYVWMPTLLAGYQGPAMWLALYALSVFFVLRAAGRFLGSWMLARLSWTVVLALCSGAILICFVLALFGGQALAVYVLPLSGLFMSVIYPTLNSKGISGFKKAQHGAAGGIILFFTCISAVIAPLAMGAISDVFGQAKYGFVLATSLAALLFVALLFNLIRDPSAERLKALDVSEY encoded by the coding sequence ATGAAAAATGCTGCCGCTGCTCGGCCGGTGAACCTCGTCTTGATCACCTGGCTGACCTATCTCATGTTCATGATGTTCGCGATGACCACAGACGCCGTCGGGGTCATTATTCCCCAGATCATTAAAGACTATGGTCTGAGTATGACGCAGGCGGGCGCCTTCCATTATGCCACAATGGCTGGCATTGCCCTGGCCGGGCTGGGACTTGGATTTCTGGCGGATCGAATGGGGCGTAAGTGGACGATCATTCTGGGTTTGGCGATGTTTGCGCTCAATGCCTTCCTGTTCGCTTTGGGTAATGATTTTCTTTTTTTTACCAGCTTGTTGTTTGTCTCTGGCCTGTCAATTGGGGTGTTCAAGACAGGGGCCCTGGCCTTGATTGGCGATATCTCAACCTCGACGCAAAGCCATACTCGCGTCATGAATAGGGTTGAAGGTTTTTTTGGCGTCGGGGCCATTATCGGGCCATTGATCGTGACCCAATTGCTGCTGAGCGGGGCGTCATGGAAGTGGCTCTATGTGATTGCGGGCCTGTTATGCAGCCTGCTGATCCTGGCCGCGTTCACTGTCAAGTATCCCTCTACGCACCAGCCATCGCAAGAGACCGTCAATCTCAAGGCTTCACTGGCCATGCTTAAAGACCCCTATGCCATGGCGTTCTCAGGCCTTGCTATGCTTTATGTCGGGGTGGAGACGGCCATATATGTCTGGATGCCGACCTTGCTTGCCGGGTATCAGGGGCCGGCGATGTGGCTGGCGCTTTATGCGCTTTCCGTATTTTTCGTCTTGCGCGCGGCTGGCCGTTTCCTTGGCTCATGGATGTTGGCCCGTTTGTCGTGGACGGTTGTCTTGGCCCTGTGCTCAGGGGCTATCCTGATCTGCTTTGTGCTGGCCTTGTTCGGCGGTCAGGCGTTGGCGGTCTATGTTTTGCCGCTCTCGGGCTTGTTTATGTCGGTCATTTATCCAACCCTAAACTCCAAGGGCATCTCTGGCTTCAAAAAGGCTCAGCATGGTGCAGCCGGCGGAATCATCCTGTTCTTCACCTGCATCAGTGCCGTGATCGCCCCCCTGGCTATGGGAGCGATCAGCGATGTCTTTGGTCAAGCTAAGTATGGATTTGTGCTTGCGACCTCTCTTGCCGCACTTTTGTTTGTAGCCTTGTTGTTCAACCTGATCCGCGACCCCAGCGCCGAACGGCTTAAGGCCCTGGATGTCAGCGAATATTAG
- a CDS encoding LacI family DNA-binding transcriptional regulator — protein MADIAALAGVSVSSVSRALAGSPLIPHSVREKITAIAEENGYVVNQAARNLRLQTTRTIGLVLPMGHETGQQVTDPFLLELIGHLSEAVFKRGYDLLMSKNPAPREGWLKDLVQSHRFDAMLVLGQSDQHAQINALADKYPPMVVWGERLSDQTYCSVGVDNIYGGRLATEHLLGRGRTQILFLGPTQVPEVSSRLQGYKLALTEAGAPLRPGQIVEAHFTYDSAYRTVRDLLTSRRKFDAIFCASDVIALAAITALTEGGRKVPDDVAICGFDDVAMAKSMTPPLTTIKQDLRMGAQIMVDLLFQRLGGGKTSSAVIPASLIVRAST, from the coding sequence ATGGCTGATATTGCGGCACTCGCCGGCGTCTCTGTCTCAAGTGTGTCCCGCGCCTTGGCCGGCAGCCCTTTGATTCCTCATAGTGTCAGGGAAAAAATCACGGCTATTGCCGAAGAGAATGGCTATGTCGTTAATCAAGCGGCCCGAAATTTGCGTCTACAGACCACGCGGACAATCGGGCTCGTACTGCCCATGGGTCACGAAACCGGCCAGCAGGTGACAGACCCCTTTTTGCTGGAGCTGATCGGTCATCTGTCGGAAGCGGTGTTTAAACGCGGCTACGACCTTTTGATGTCGAAGAACCCCGCGCCGCGCGAGGGCTGGTTAAAGGATCTGGTTCAATCACATCGTTTTGACGCCATGCTGGTCCTGGGGCAATCGGATCAACACGCACAGATCAATGCTCTGGCGGATAAATATCCGCCCATGGTGGTGTGGGGGGAACGTCTTTCTGATCAGACCTATTGCTCGGTGGGCGTCGATAATATCTATGGCGGACGCCTAGCCACCGAACATCTGCTCGGCCGTGGTCGCACACAGATTTTATTCTTAGGTCCTACTCAAGTGCCGGAAGTCTCAAGTCGTCTGCAAGGCTATAAACTGGCGCTCACCGAGGCCGGGGCGCCGCTTCGTCCCGGCCAGATCGTCGAAGCACACTTCACCTATGACTCCGCCTATCGGACCGTGCGCGATCTTTTGACCTCGCGGCGCAAGTTCGATGCCATTTTCTGCGCCTCGGACGTGATTGCCCTGGCCGCCATTACTGCCCTTACTGAGGGAGGGCGCAAGGTGCCAGACGATGTCGCGATCTGCGGGTTCGATGACGTGGCCATGGCGAAATCGATGACGCCCCCCCTCACCACGATCAAACAGGATCTGCGCATGGGTGCACAGATAATGGTCGACCTGCTTTTCCAGAGATTGGGCGGAGGCAAGACATCCTCAGCCGTTATCCCCGCCAGCTTGATTGTTAGGGCCTCAACCTAA
- a CDS encoding PAS domain S-box protein, translating to MLSKHFSGLRQWLDPMALSVGVLMFVASLLAGLLIYNETVAQLDGLVQARLVNAARLAAAMTDGDAHRTLVRPEQKQGTVYARLQAPYMQLLHANDDLIYVYTVVSCASKLCLVMDASLPRKGEKIVASGVMEVYEQPSNTLVSAIGRRSPAVEPAPYTDEYGTFLSAYAPFYTADHRFVGVVGVDMSYRQYLAKVANVRGSLLIGLAIAGLFSATIAIIITLLRRGNQRLQKQYHSIITNISAVIFEGIVDDHLTMLFINNYITNLTGYSPDDLTGKRLNGFAALIPEEERATVCAGIASQIERNGRFDIECRLMRRQEPDQPLRFVWVSISGVRKKTSAVGAPIVEGYMQNITLRRASEAKVAESEKQFRTLADSTPNLLWITNLYGDTTFFNKPWLNYTGRTMDEEIDDGWLAHIHPEDKDACVGKFVDALANEQPFQCWFRLKRHDGEYRWMLSDCTPRFTGSGRCDGYISSATDITDRKLFEAELKRANSQMELFFKHSPAAIAVLDRQMCYLMTSERWLQDYHLGDQTLIGRSFYDVFPGIPNRWRDLFRRCLAGEIISNPEDHFEGARGATEWIKYELHPWYEGNEIGGMIMFTELITERKQVDDELRQHRDHLQLLVEGQTERIRKEADKTLLLLNIITSANKAQDLKAALEACLDEICVFTGWALGHCYLIDEGAAQLISSGAWSRKRRASYRQMIHRVSADALPLAEVEAVPVAVVLSCKSAWLEGHDMVNPSPRTQLIRNEGFEGVAAFPIIVEKRLIGVFEFFSPQHIPKNDETAALLFNIGLQIGRVIERFHQEDHLRQAKIEAEASVQAKSEFLSNMSHELRTPMHAILNYAMMGLKRVTPDTAQGEKLSKYLGNIQIAGNRLLGLLNNLLDLAKMEFGKMTFSLDVNDLKTVIEHTRMELDSLLRAKHVQVDIRYMTPDTQALFDVQRLIQVMVNLFSNAIKFTPENSVLRLVVNDSEQGLMCTLTDEGQGIPPDELEHIFETFIQSSQTKSGAGGTGLGLSICKQIITAHGGRIWAENAAPGARFSFVIPRSPLVKPPSGR from the coding sequence ATGTTGAGTAAGCATTTTTCCGGACTTCGACAGTGGCTTGACCCAATGGCGCTCAGCGTCGGCGTTCTCATGTTTGTGGCCTCACTGCTGGCGGGTCTTTTAATTTACAATGAAACGGTCGCTCAACTGGACGGCTTAGTCCAGGCCCGGCTGGTCAATGCCGCGCGATTGGCAGCCGCGATGACGGATGGTGATGCGCATCGTACGCTCGTCAGACCAGAGCAAAAGCAAGGCACGGTTTATGCGCGCCTGCAAGCGCCTTACATGCAACTCCTGCATGCCAATGATGACCTGATCTATGTTTACACCGTTGTGAGCTGCGCCTCAAAGCTATGTTTGGTGATGGATGCTTCGCTGCCCCGGAAGGGCGAGAAAATCGTGGCAAGCGGAGTCATGGAAGTTTATGAACAGCCAAGCAATACATTGGTTTCAGCTATAGGTCGTAGATCGCCCGCTGTTGAGCCGGCTCCTTACACGGATGAGTATGGAACGTTTTTGAGCGCTTATGCGCCCTTTTACACCGCCGACCACCGCTTTGTAGGGGTTGTCGGCGTGGATATGAGCTATCGCCAGTACCTTGCCAAGGTCGCAAACGTTCGCGGTAGTCTTTTGATCGGCCTGGCCATAGCCGGTTTGTTCTCGGCTACCATCGCAATCATCATCACACTCTTGCGACGGGGTAACCAAAGACTGCAAAAGCAGTATCACTCGATCATTACCAATATTTCCGCGGTTATATTTGAGGGTATTGTCGATGATCATCTCACCATGCTTTTCATCAACAACTATATCACGAACCTTACCGGATATAGCCCTGATGACTTGACAGGCAAGCGGCTCAATGGCTTTGCGGCTCTGATTCCAGAAGAAGAGCGCGCGACCGTATGCGCAGGCATTGCCAGCCAGATTGAGCGTAATGGTCGCTTTGACATCGAATGTCGGCTTATGCGTCGTCAGGAGCCTGATCAACCACTTCGTTTTGTCTGGGTCAGCATAAGTGGTGTTCGCAAGAAAACCTCGGCGGTCGGCGCCCCAATTGTCGAGGGATATATGCAAAATATCACCTTGCGTCGCGCCAGTGAGGCCAAGGTCGCCGAAAGTGAGAAGCAGTTTCGAACCTTGGCGGACAGTACGCCAAATCTTCTGTGGATCACCAACCTTTACGGCGACACCACGTTTTTTAACAAGCCCTGGCTCAACTATACCGGCCGGACCATGGATGAGGAAATTGATGATGGCTGGCTGGCCCACATTCATCCGGAAGATAAAGACGCATGCGTTGGAAAATTTGTCGATGCCCTGGCCAATGAGCAGCCTTTTCAGTGCTGGTTCCGGCTAAAGCGGCATGATGGCGAATATCGTTGGATGCTCAGTGATTGCACGCCGCGGTTTACGGGCAGTGGAAGGTGCGACGGCTACATATCGTCGGCTACGGATATTACAGATCGTAAGTTGTTTGAAGCCGAACTGAAGCGCGCCAATTCTCAGATGGAACTGTTCTTCAAGCATTCGCCGGCTGCCATAGCCGTTTTGGATCGGCAGATGTGTTATCTCATGACGTCCGAGCGTTGGCTCCAGGATTATCATCTGGGCGATCAAACGCTGATAGGGCGTAGTTTTTACGACGTGTTCCCCGGGATTCCAAATCGCTGGAGAGACCTGTTCCGCCGGTGTCTGGCGGGAGAAATCATCAGCAATCCGGAAGATCATTTTGAAGGCGCCCGCGGCGCCACGGAATGGATCAAATACGAACTGCATCCCTGGTACGAAGGCAATGAGATCGGCGGCATGATCATGTTCACTGAGCTGATCACGGAACGCAAACAGGTGGACGATGAGCTACGTCAGCACCGTGATCATTTGCAGTTGTTGGTGGAGGGGCAGACCGAGCGGATTCGCAAGGAAGCCGACAAGACACTGCTTCTCCTCAACATCATTACATCGGCCAATAAGGCGCAAGACCTGAAGGCGGCGCTTGAGGCCTGCCTGGATGAGATTTGCGTCTTTACGGGATGGGCTCTTGGGCACTGTTACCTGATAGACGAAGGCGCAGCGCAGTTGATATCAAGCGGTGCCTGGTCCAGAAAGCGCCGGGCTTCCTATCGGCAGATGATCCATCGCGTCAGCGCCGACGCCTTGCCTTTAGCGGAAGTGGAGGCTGTGCCCGTGGCTGTTGTCCTGTCGTGTAAGTCTGCGTGGCTGGAGGGGCACGATATGGTTAACCCATCCCCGCGTACGCAACTTATCCGCAACGAAGGTTTCGAAGGCGTGGCCGCCTTCCCGATCATCGTCGAAAAACGGTTGATAGGCGTTTTTGAGTTCTTCTCGCCCCAGCACATTCCCAAAAATGATGAAACGGCGGCGCTTCTGTTTAATATCGGCCTGCAAATCGGTCGTGTCATAGAGCGGTTCCATCAGGAGGATCATTTACGCCAGGCCAAGATCGAGGCGGAGGCCTCCGTTCAGGCCAAGTCAGAATTCTTGTCCAACATGTCTCATGAATTGCGGACGCCGATGCACGCTATTCTCAACTATGCCATGATGGGGCTGAAGCGTGTGACGCCGGATACGGCCCAAGGTGAGAAGCTGAGCAAATATCTTGGTAACATCCAGATTGCCGGCAACCGCCTGCTTGGTCTGCTCAATAATCTACTGGACCTGGCGAAGATGGAGTTTGGTAAAATGACCTTCTCCCTGGATGTCAACGATCTGAAGACAGTTATTGAACACACACGCATGGAATTGGACTCTCTGTTGCGTGCCAAACATGTGCAGGTCGATATTCGTTATATGACACCGGATACCCAGGCCTTGTTTGATGTCCAACGTCTCATCCAGGTCATGGTGAATCTGTTCTCGAATGCCATCAAATTTACGCCCGAAAATAGCGTGCTGCGTCTGGTGGTCAATGACTCCGAACAAGGCCTGATGTGTACGCTGACGGATGAAGGCCAGGGCATACCGCCAGATGAGCTAGAGCATATCTTCGAGACGTTTATTCAGTCCAGCCAAACCAAATCAGGCGCGGGGGGGACGGGGCTTGGCTTGTCGATCTGCAAGCAGATCATTACCGCGCACGGAGGGCGCATATGGGCAGAGAATGCAGCGCCTGGCGCACGGTTCAGCTTCGTTATTCCGCGCAGCCCCTTAGTCAAGCCTCCGTCGGGACGGTGA
- a CDS encoding response regulator: MPVSDPAPTVLAIDDEAFNLDILGEYLEEDGYIVSLAVDGRDALDKLAEIGPVDVIVLDRMMPRMDGMECLRHLKADPRFCDIPVIMQTAAASHEQIRQGIDGGVFYYLTKPYESDVLLSLVRAAMAEARLKSSLRLEVRQNRQVLGLMEKGEFHFSTLKEAQTLAVFLANCFPEPERVVYGLSELMVNAVEHGNLGISYSEKKRLIIEGRWKAEVEHRLTLPQYAHRRAHLNYDATPDYVSISISDEGEGFDFASYLELSPERATDPNGRGIATARLLSFDSLEYSRGGNTVTCSVNTARRAI; the protein is encoded by the coding sequence ATGCCTGTATCTGACCCGGCCCCCACAGTTCTCGCCATAGATGATGAAGCGTTCAATCTGGATATTCTTGGCGAGTATCTGGAGGAGGATGGCTACATCGTCAGCCTGGCTGTTGATGGCCGCGATGCACTCGACAAACTGGCTGAAATCGGGCCCGTAGATGTTATTGTCCTGGACCGGATGATGCCGCGGATGGATGGCATGGAATGCCTGCGCCATCTGAAGGCCGATCCACGCTTTTGCGATATTCCTGTTATAATGCAAACAGCCGCCGCTTCGCATGAGCAGATCCGTCAGGGCATAGACGGTGGCGTCTTCTATTACCTGACCAAGCCGTATGAATCAGATGTCTTGCTTAGTCTGGTTCGGGCGGCGATGGCTGAGGCCCGGCTAAAATCCAGCCTGCGTCTTGAAGTTCGCCAGAACCGTCAGGTACTGGGTCTGATGGAGAAAGGGGAGTTTCACTTCAGCACGCTGAAGGAAGCGCAGACCCTGGCTGTATTTCTGGCGAATTGCTTTCCTGAGCCCGAGCGCGTGGTTTACGGCCTTAGCGAGTTGATGGTCAATGCGGTGGAGCATGGCAATCTGGGTATCTCTTACAGTGAAAAAAAGCGGCTTATTATCGAAGGACGCTGGAAGGCTGAGGTTGAGCATCGGCTGACTTTGCCGCAATATGCCCACCGCAGGGCCCATCTGAACTATGATGCAACGCCCGATTACGTATCCATTTCTATTTCTGATGAGGGGGAGGGCTTCGACTTTGCTTCCTATCTGGAACTCTCGCCAGAACGCGCCACGGACCCGAATGGGCGCGGCATAGCAACCGCACGCTTATTGTCCTTTGATTCCCTCGAATATTCGAGGGGAGGGAATACCGTCACGTGCAGTGTGAATACAGCCCGCCGAGCTATATAA
- a CDS encoding STAS domain-containing protein, whose translation MKLPTVIDMTSAQALKNDILLHFYSGGQLDLDASEVVRLGTPGLQLLWSAMATFSAAGLGLKLINPSSGLLAAFEDAGLDFTNRFQTEAGTH comes from the coding sequence ATGAAATTGCCGACCGTCATAGACATGACCTCGGCACAGGCACTCAAGAACGATATTCTTCTCCACTTCTATAGTGGCGGGCAACTCGATCTGGATGCCTCAGAAGTGGTGCGGTTGGGCACACCTGGCTTGCAGCTTCTTTGGTCAGCCATGGCCACGTTTAGCGCCGCTGGGCTTGGTCTCAAGCTTATCAATCCGTCCTCCGGGCTTTTAGCCGCGTTCGAGGATGCTGGTCTGGATTTTACCAATCGTTTTCAAACCGAAGCAGGAACACACTAA
- a CDS encoding response regulator, which translates to MGKRVLAVDDSKTMRDMVNFTLKNAGYEVHEAEDGLKALELVKTQSIDVVLTDINMPNMDGVSLVRALRAQPQFKSTPILILTTEGGEDKKAAGREAGATGWIVKPFSPDKLIAVINKVCP; encoded by the coding sequence ATGGGTAAGCGCGTGCTGGCCGTTGATGACTCGAAGACTATGCGCGACATGGTCAACTTCACACTCAAGAATGCCGGATATGAGGTCCATGAGGCCGAGGATGGTCTGAAGGCGCTTGAACTTGTGAAGACCCAATCCATTGACGTTGTTCTGACCGACATCAACATGCCGAATATGGACGGCGTGTCTCTGGTACGTGCCCTGCGCGCGCAGCCGCAATTCAAGTCGACGCCGATCCTGATCCTGACGACGGAAGGGGGGGAAGACAAAAAGGCCGCTGGCCGTGAAGCCGGCGCCACCGGCTGGATTGTTAAGCCATTCTCACCAGATAAGCTCATCGCCGTTATTAATAAGGTCTGCCCTTAA